AACTCACCCAGGAGATATTGGGCTAGTTTCTGTAACTCAGGTAGGAGACTCGCCATAAACTCGTTAGAGTAGTCAACGTTGGAACAAGAGCACCGATCGCTATTTTAAGGACATCCTGCTTCACTGCATAGACTTGAACTGATAGGGATGGATGCCTTAGCACTCATCTGAGGTATTCCAAATGGTTTGCCTGAAGGCGTGTGGCGGTTTGAGCCTTGTTATAGCTCAATGAAGATTGTGAATATTTAACGGTGACCTATTCAAATTTTTCTCCATCGATCGAACACCCGGAGTATCTGAAGCATCGCCGCTGGATGTTACGAGCCTTAGACCTGGCAGAAGCGGCGGGGGCAGCGGGAGATGTCCCGGTGGGAGCCGTGGTGGTCGATCGGGCGGGGCAAGTGTTAGCGGAAGCGAGTAATCGCAGGGAGCGGGATCAAGACCCGACTGCCCATGCGGAAATTTTAGCGTTACGGCAAGCGGGGTTAGTGCGTCGTAATTGGCATCTCAATGACTGTACGCTCTATGTCACCCTGGAACCTTGTCCGATGTGTGCGGGCGCGATCGGGCTAGCGCGACTGGGGCAGTTGGTCTATGGAGCGGATGACTTAAAAGCCGGTGCGGTGCGCAGTGTTCTGAATATTCCCGATGGGCCAGCTTCCAATCATCGGCTCAAGGTTGTGAGTGGAATTTTGGAGCAGGCTTGCCGAGAGCAACTGCAAACTTGGTTCAGTCACCATCGTTGAACGGAGTCGGTTAACATAACTTTATACTGGCCTGTTGTTTACGCTCTTGGTGGATCCTAAAGTTATGCTGCTCCGACCTGAACAACGAACGAAACTGGATGCCTCCGACGATCGTTTGTTTTACGACTATCCGCGATTTGTGACCCATGTTGATGAAGG
The Alkalinema sp. FACHB-956 DNA segment above includes these coding regions:
- the tadA gene encoding tRNA adenosine(34) deaminase TadA codes for the protein MLRALDLAEAAGAAGDVPVGAVVVDRAGQVLAEASNRRERDQDPTAHAEILALRQAGLVRRNWHLNDCTLYVTLEPCPMCAGAIGLARLGQLVYGADDLKAGAVRSVLNIPDGPASNHRLKVVSGILEQACREQLQTWFSHHR